The following is a genomic window from Spirosoma foliorum.
AGAAGCAGAAGATACCAACAGCAGCCGAATAGCCTGTGCTGTATATACAGGCATTGAGTGACTACTGGAAGGCAGGTTTTGGTGCGAATGATTGGGATGCTTCTGATGCTCGGAGTTGACCCCATAATGCATCACCATAAAATCAAGGAAACCGAGCTCGGGTTCCGTCTGTCGATGTTCCTGATAATGCTCAACCAGATCGACCAATCTGGCTGATTGATCGACACCAAAACCGGGCAGTAAACTACTTCCCAGTACCAGTCCGGCCAGCAAAAAAGCAACAATCGATTTCATAAAACCTGCCTCTGATGTAGGCTATACTGTAAAGATTATCAGAATGTTCGACTCAGCCTAGCCTAGCTACTAATTTAGAAATAGACAGAATTGATATGATGAAAATAACGCACTTAAGGCACTGACAGAAGGAGGATACAAGCACTCAAGTTTCACATTAAACATTTTTTAATACAGTCAGTTTATCATTATATTTATCATCATACTTGCCGGAAAAAGGGGAAGTTACTTTCCTCCTATTTTCCAACCACTACACCGCTTTTTAGTCTAATGATCATTCAAAATCTTAACTAGTATGAATCGTTTTCGTGATGCTTTTGGCAAGTCTGCCCTGACTTTGGGACAGACCTCTCCCTCAATCCAGGATCGACAGAAAAGCTCCCAGCAATCGGCTTTCTCCGGACAGCCCACCTTCGCATTAAATTCTTTTGGCTTTCTGCCATGCGTTCAAACGCAAATCTCTCCACAGAGCTTACACAGTAGCTCCTTTTTTCAGGACGTCAATAGCCTGAACTCCCCTTCTCTGCTGCTTAAACGCAAAAAAACTAGATCCTTCATCTAGGCAGGACTCCTTTCTAGCATAGCCCGCACTTGATGTGTGAACAAACTGGCCGTAACGTACTCATAGTCGACGATGGGTTCAACGTTGCCAGGTAGTCTGTTTGTTGACAGATTATGCCTGCATTTGTCTAGTTCAGCGAATCTTTTCGTATGGATTAGGTATGGCTTTCCAATCCTACCATCACTAATTATTTATTCATGAAGAATGTAGACAATCACCCGGTTGACTTAATCAAGCTGCCTGGTCATCGCTTACCCATATGCTCAAAGGCCATTATTCGCCTTGAAGGATACGGCAATTATAGCTGGGTTCATCTTAGTACGCAACCCAGACCTCTGCTAATCGCCCTCACACTCAAATGGTTCGAGGATCAGTTGCCTGACTTTATACGGGTTCATAAATCGGAAATGATTAACCCGAATTTTGTACGGAAAATTGAACTCAATGGCCCTCAACCCGTAGAGATTTGTCTGTTCAATGAACATAAAGCCAAGGTTTCGCGGAGACGTTTTGAGCAGGTATGGCATAAAATAATTCAATACCAAAAAGCAAATTTATTGTCATCAACATGCGTGACTCACTCATATTAGCAGGAATTATTCTGGCTGGCCTGGCAGGTTTTGCTGGCTTTTGTTATGCCCTGACTGACTGGGCACTAGATGTGAAAACGGGCGTTTATGAACGGAACCATGTAGAGGCATTTTATGAGACGGCTGCCCTGGTAGTTTATGGTGTTTTATCGCTGCGTTTTATTCGCGGTAAATTGAGTTCAGATGACCAATCACACAAGCCACCTTTTTTCTGAATTAGTCGGACCAATGGTCACAGTTGAAATCAGGGATTTTACTATTGTAAAGTTCCTGGTAAACAGGTAGATAAGCTGAAGGACCACAGATTGCGCAAAGCTTTACAAACGCCTATTTGTCAATCGATATTAATTACTTTTTCCTCCAGGTATTGCAAGCGTCCATCGGACCAGTTAAGGCAAACCTGCCAAATACCTTTAGCCAGTTGGGCCGTTGAAACGACCTGCCTTGGTTTCAATGTGGGCGTAATGGGAATATGAATATCCTCCTGCGCCGGATTACCCCGATGGAAAATGAGATCGCCTTTTAGAAACGACATTGGCAGAACAAATGCCAACAGTTGGGAAGCAGGTTCAAAGGTCATGGCTTTTACGATGAATGAACGAACGTTCGATTGATTAATAATCACTTGTATCTTCATAAGCTATTGATAATACGGGCGTAAACGTTGTTAAACGGATTGCCATCATACAGCATTGTCGCGTCATCACTAATATTAACGGTGATGTTGGAGACACTACCCGAATTGGCCGTGGTGCGGGTTAAGGTAAATCCTATATTTATCTGACCTCCCGCTGGTATTAATTGATCAGATTTTAGCATCAAGGAAATTTGCCGACTAGCCAACGAGTTAGTTTGTATCCAGTTCGTATTTTTCACTGCTATAGGATTAGTTTCTCCTCCAGTTACGTTAATAGATGTTTGAGCTGGGTCAAAAGTGAGTGAATAACCAACAGGAGCCGTAATGGTGATGGCAACGTTACCGAGTGAGGTCGGCAAACCCGCCACTTCAAAGAGGTTAACTACAAAATTACCCTGACTGCCACTCGATGGAAAATTAGCCTGAGGCAAGACTAAAGTAGGTGTTAAATCAGTCCCAGCCAATGCCACATTTGCGGTTGCTATACAGCCTGCCCATCCGCTAACGGTGACCGAGTAGGTTCCCGAAACGTTGGCCAAGGCGATACCTGAGTTATGATCCTGACTAAGAATGCCAGGCCCAGAGAAGGTATAAGAGTAGCCCCCTGTAGCAATAAGCGTGGCACTGGTCAGGCTCGCCGTGAGCGGACCTGTGGCTGTTAAGCTGGCTGTAGGCGTTGGATATACGGTTACAGTCATCATGGCCTTTTGGCTTTCGCAACCGCCGATGGTTTGGCTAACGAAATAGGTTTTCAAACTTTGCTCACTCGTACTGGGGATAGGCGCTGAGGTAGAACCCTTTCCGCCTGATGGATTCGTATACCAGAGCAGATTCTGACCAGTCGCTTGCAGCGGCTGGGGTATACTATGCTGACAGAGATTAACAGAATAATCTACCAACGGAGCCATAGGCGTTGCATTGATCGTAATTGGATAGGCACTGGTACGCAGCACTGGATTTGTACTCGCAATAACCAGTGAATAGGAATGGGCACCTGAATGTATCCCGTAGGGTATCGTTCCGAAAATAGTTATGCTACTGGTACTCTGAACGCTCCCGATAACTGGACTCGAATTAAAGTTGTCTACCAAATATAAATTGAACGTATTGTCTGGCTGGAAAGCGCCCGTTGCCGATAAGGATGCGATTACGGTGCCCGGTGAGCAAACAGTTGAGGAGTTGACATCCGTTAATTTTAGAACGGGTGTACTGGCAGGAAATACTAATTCAGCGGTATAGATTGAATTGGGCCCGTTTTGAAAATAGGCATTCTGTACATCGTACAGGGGCATCCATGTATAGACCGTAGTGGAATTGTAGGTAGCTTTGATCAGAAAATTACTGTACCGCATGGTCCAGGGGTAACCACTAGAGGCTGGCTGAAATGGGTTGGAGGAAAACTCCATAATCCCATTTGCATCCGTCGACTTTTGCCAGACGGGTGAAGGCCCAACAGCATACGAAAACCAATCTACTGGATATACTTCCAGTCGTACATTGTCTAAGGTCAAGCCTTGCGCCGTGACAGCTTTCAGCTCGATTTTGCTCGGAAATGGACTCGTAATCCAGGCCTCCCCCGTGATGGGGCCATCGGCAGTTGAGTTTAATAAACTGGTGGTGTATTCATCCCAGACGATGTTACCGTAGGGAAAATTCATAATCGAATTAACTGGCTCAAACGTTTGCCCATTGACGGGATTTTTTGCGCCCTCGACCCGTAATCCGTAAATATCAATTGCTCCTCGGGAATGGCCAAATTCATGCGTTAGTCCGTCGGTGGCACCCGGCCCGAAAGGCCCACTGTCGAAATTGACGTTCCAGTCCCAGCTGTGATAAATGGTCTGATAGCTGCCATACCAGCCCCCTCCTACGGTAGGCGTCGTAAACTTACCATCAATGACAACGCAGTACTGAAAATGAGGGTGAGCCCGAAAAACCTCCGTCTGGGCTGGGCCATCAAAGACATAGATCGAGTCGACCTCGAAGTTGTAGATGCCGTTGAAATTGGGTGAACTATTGAAATTAGCCGTAACGGTTGCCATCTGATCGCCCACAATCTGATCAATAGGTTTGGAGAGCATAGCTTGATAATAAGTAATTAAGCAAAATTAGATTAAGTTTTTTAACTTGGTGGTATGGGACGCAAACGCCATATCCAACTTACTGATTTAGAGCAACTCACCTTACAAGAAGGGCTTAAGAACCATCCCAAGCATGAGTTTCGGCGCGGCTGCCAAGCCCTGCTATGGAACCACAAGGGTTGGGTCCTCAAGACCATTGCTGTCGCATTGGAAGTCTGCCCCCAAAGCGTCAGCAACTGGGTGACCGCTTTTGAGCAAGACGGATTGGTGGGGCTCATGCGTCAGAAAGGACAAGGCCGCAAACCCATTCTCTCCATTACCAACACCGTCCACCAACAGGCACTGAGTAAGGCTGTTGACGCCCATTATCAGGATGCTGGCCGCATTCAAGCCCACCTACAGACCGCCTTGGGCCAGCCTATGAGCCGCGATACGGTCAAACGTTTTCTAAAAAAAACGACTACACCTACCATCGCTTACGCCGAAGCACCAAAGCCAACCAGAACCCGGTAAGCTATGCCGACGGGCTGGCTCGCTGGCAAATTTTACTCACCCTGTGGGTCTGTGGTCTGATTGACCTCTACTTTGCCGATGAAACCGGTTTCGCTCAGCAACCCTATGTGCCTTATGGATGGCAGAAAAAACACCAACCCCGGTTACTACCAGCCCGCACAACAACCAAACGGCTCAACCTGCTGGGGTTGTTACGATTAGATAACCACCTAACAATTTATCACAGCGAAAAGCCTTTAACGGGTGCTTTCGTGGTCGAGTCACTCACTCATTTTGTGAGTCAGCCACGGCCCAAACCCATCGTCATCGTTCTTGATAACGGCCCAATCCATCGCTGCCAATTGGTTTACGACCACCTAGCGGAGTGGGAAGAGCAAGACGTTTATCTATTCTTTCTACCGGCCTACAGTCCGCATCTGAA
Proteins encoded in this region:
- a CDS encoding helix-turn-helix domain-containing protein — protein: MGRKRHIQLTDLEQLTLQEGLKNHPKHEFRRGCQALLWNHKGWVLKTIAVALEVCPQSVSNWVTAFEQDGLVGLMRQKGQGRKPILSITNTVHQQALSKAVDAHYQDAGRIQAHLQTALGQPMSRDTVKRFLKKTTTPTIAYAEAPKPTRTR
- a CDS encoding Ig-like domain-containing protein; amino-acid sequence: MLSKPIDQIVGDQMATVTANFNSSPNFNGIYNFEVDSIYVFDGPAQTEVFRAHPHFQYCVVIDGKFTTPTVGGGWYGSYQTIYHSWDWNVNFDSGPFGPGATDGLTHEFGHSRGAIDIYGLRVEGAKNPVNGQTFEPVNSIMNFPYGNIVWDEYTTSLLNSTADGPITGEAWITSPFPSKIELKAVTAQGLTLDNVRLEVYPVDWFSYAVGPSPVWQKSTDANGIMEFSSNPFQPASSGYPWTMRYSNFLIKATYNSTTVYTWMPLYDVQNAYFQNGPNSIYTAELVFPASTPVLKLTDVNSSTVCSPGTVIASLSATGAFQPDNTFNLYLVDNFNSSPVIGSVQSTSSITIFGTIPYGIHSGAHSYSLVIASTNPVLRTSAYPITINATPMAPLVDYSVNLCQHSIPQPLQATGQNLLWYTNPSGGKGSTSAPIPSTSEQSLKTYFVSQTIGGCESQKAMMTVTVYPTPTASLTATGPLTASLTSATLIATGGYSYTFSGPGILSQDHNSGIALANVSGTYSVTVSGWAGCIATANVALAGTDLTPTLVLPQANFPSSGSQGNFVVNLFEVAGLPTSLGNVAITITAPVGYSLTFDPAQTSINVTGGETNPIAVKNTNWIQTNSLASRQISLMLKSDQLIPAGGQINIGFTLTRTTANSGSVSNITVNISDDATMLYDGNPFNNVYARIINSL
- a CDS encoding LytTR family DNA-binding domain-containing protein; protein product: MKNVDNHPVDLIKLPGHRLPICSKAIIRLEGYGNYSWVHLSTQPRPLLIALTLKWFEDQLPDFIRVHKSEMINPNFVRKIELNGPQPVEICLFNEHKAKVSRRRFEQVWHKIIQYQKANLLSSTCVTHSY